A single window of Acidobacteriota bacterium DNA harbors:
- the metH gene encoding methionine synthase, with amino-acid sequence MATTDTTAILTGILKTRILVLDGGMGTMVQGHRLTEGDYRGARFAAHPRDLKGNNDVLVLTRPDVIAGIHHAYLEAGADAIETDTFNATSIAQADYGLESCVYEINLEAAKLARAAAADWSARTPGKPRFVAGAIGPTNKTLSISPDVNNPSFRAVTFGQLRDAYIEQARGLLDGGCDCLLVETIFDTLNAKAALVAIEEVFDQRQSRVPVMISVTVSDRSGRTLSGQTIEAFWLSVAHARPFSVGLNCALGAREMRPHLVELEQVATCHVSCYPNAGLPNPFGQYDETPAETAQIVGEFAAAGLVDIVGGCCGTTPDHIRTIAEAVARVRPRSSRIPPATPKPVSPMPGEGGRPEPDLPRGIPQTGSTGSPQAGSLGSPRSSVAGTRAGLEPGAPRNSPVTPLARIPTPDSRLPRFTQYAGLEPLTIRPDSNFIMIGERTNVSGSARFRRLIRERKFAEAAEVALDQVRGGANLLDVNMDEGLLDSEWSMTEFLHLIATEPEIARLPIMIDSSKWSVIEAGLQAIQGKPIVNSISLKEGEEDFLHKARLIRRYGAAVVVMAFDEAGQADTVERRVQILQRAYGLLTREAGFDPLDIVFDPNVLAIGTGLEEHTNYAVDFIESTRMLKATCPGVKVSGGISNLSFAFRGNDRVREAIHAVFLYHAIRAGLDMGIVNARQLTVYEDVDANLREHVEDLIFNRRPDATERLVQLATTVTGAAQHRGADLSWRDGTVEARLSHALVHGVLDFIDLDVEEARQKYERPIAVIEGPLMDGMKTVGGLFGAGKMFLPQVVKSARAMKRAVAHLEPFMEEEKRQSGTEHRQRGTIVLATVKGDVHDIGKNIVGVVLGCNNYKVVDLGVMVPTDRILRAAVDERADMIGLSGLITPSLDEMVQVAREMERRGLTLPLLIGGATTSRQHTAVKIAPEYSGTAVYVPDASRVTDVMSSLLSDTRRAEFGAENRRVQEQLRERHKNRQARVLLSYDDARGRRLAIDWATEPIAIPTASGRRTVVDVDLGALVPCIDWTFFFSAWGLKGRFPAILDHAEYGAAARDLYAEAQSTLGALAADRALQARGVYGIWTAGSDGDDIVFFSDETCQREIARFPMLRQQEVVEEGRAQLCLADFVAPRNSGRTDYLGAFAVTAGIGADALAAGAAEKHDDYHAIMVKALADRLAEAFAEYLHARVRREWGDDTGEDLSAADLAAERYRGIRPAFGYPACPDHSSKQALFDLLDAPAVGITLTENCAMLPAASVSGLYFASPRAKYFNLGHIGRDQLVSYAARKKMTVEEAEAWLAPNLG; translated from the coding sequence ATGGCGACGACCGACACCACAGCCATCCTCACCGGGATTCTCAAGACGCGCATCCTCGTCCTCGACGGCGGAATGGGCACGATGGTACAGGGCCACCGCCTGACCGAAGGCGATTATCGCGGCGCCCGGTTCGCCGCCCACCCGCGGGATCTCAAGGGCAACAACGACGTGCTCGTGCTGACGCGTCCCGACGTCATCGCGGGCATCCACCACGCGTATCTCGAGGCCGGCGCGGATGCGATCGAGACCGACACGTTCAACGCCACGTCGATCGCGCAGGCGGACTACGGCCTCGAATCGTGCGTCTATGAGATCAACCTCGAAGCCGCGAAGCTGGCCAGAGCCGCCGCCGCCGACTGGTCGGCCCGCACGCCCGGCAAGCCGCGATTCGTGGCGGGCGCCATCGGCCCGACCAACAAGACACTGTCGATCTCGCCGGACGTCAACAACCCCTCATTCCGGGCGGTGACCTTCGGCCAGCTCCGCGATGCCTACATCGAACAGGCGCGCGGCCTGCTCGATGGCGGATGCGACTGCCTGCTGGTTGAAACCATCTTCGACACGCTCAACGCCAAGGCGGCGCTGGTGGCCATCGAAGAGGTCTTCGACCAACGCCAGTCCCGCGTGCCAGTCATGATTTCGGTGACCGTCTCGGATCGCAGCGGCCGGACGCTCTCCGGCCAGACGATCGAGGCCTTCTGGCTGTCGGTGGCCCACGCGCGTCCCTTCAGCGTCGGCCTCAACTGCGCGCTCGGCGCGCGGGAGATGCGGCCGCACCTGGTCGAACTCGAGCAGGTGGCCACCTGCCACGTCAGCTGCTACCCCAACGCCGGACTGCCCAACCCCTTCGGCCAGTACGACGAGACACCGGCCGAGACCGCGCAGATCGTCGGCGAGTTCGCGGCCGCGGGCCTGGTTGACATTGTCGGAGGCTGCTGCGGCACCACGCCCGATCACATCCGCACGATTGCCGAGGCGGTGGCCCGCGTCCGCCCGCGATCGTCCCGCATCCCGCCTGCCACGCCGAAGCCGGTGTCACCGATGCCCGGCGAAGGCGGGAGACCCGAACCCGACTTGCCGCGCGGAATCCCTCAGACGGGTTCGACAGGCTCACCGCAGGCAGGCTCCCTGGGATCGCCACGCTCCAGCGTGGCCGGGACGCGTGCCGGGCTGGAGCCCGGCGCTCCCAGGAATTCACCCGTCACACCGCTCGCCCGAATCCCGACTCCCGACTCCCGACTCCCGAGGTTTACTCAGTACGCGGGCCTCGAGCCGCTGACCATCCGCCCGGACAGCAACTTCATCATGATCGGTGAGCGGACCAACGTGTCCGGTTCGGCACGCTTCCGCCGCCTCATCAGAGAGCGGAAGTTCGCCGAAGCCGCCGAGGTGGCGCTCGACCAGGTGCGCGGCGGGGCCAACCTGCTCGACGTCAACATGGACGAAGGGTTGCTCGACTCCGAATGGTCGATGACGGAGTTCCTGCACCTGATTGCGACCGAACCCGAGATTGCCCGGCTCCCCATCATGATCGACAGCTCGAAGTGGTCGGTCATCGAAGCCGGTCTCCAGGCCATCCAGGGCAAGCCCATTGTCAATTCGATCAGCCTCAAGGAGGGCGAGGAGGATTTTCTTCACAAGGCGCGACTCATCCGTCGCTACGGCGCCGCCGTCGTCGTGATGGCGTTTGACGAAGCTGGACAGGCCGATACCGTGGAGCGGAGAGTGCAGATTCTCCAACGCGCGTATGGCCTCCTCACCCGCGAGGCCGGTTTCGATCCACTCGACATTGTTTTCGATCCGAACGTCCTCGCCATCGGCACGGGACTCGAGGAGCACACCAACTACGCCGTCGACTTCATCGAGTCCACCAGGATGCTCAAGGCCACGTGCCCCGGCGTCAAGGTGAGCGGCGGCATCTCGAACCTGTCGTTCGCGTTCCGCGGCAACGATCGTGTCCGGGAAGCCATTCACGCGGTGTTCCTGTACCACGCGATCCGAGCCGGCCTCGACATGGGGATCGTCAACGCGAGGCAGCTCACCGTGTACGAGGATGTGGACGCCAATCTGCGGGAGCACGTCGAGGATCTGATCTTCAACCGGCGGCCCGATGCCACCGAGCGCCTCGTACAGCTGGCCACGACCGTCACCGGCGCCGCGCAGCACAGAGGCGCCGACCTCTCGTGGCGGGACGGCACGGTGGAAGCGCGCCTCTCGCACGCGCTCGTGCACGGCGTCCTGGATTTTATCGACCTGGATGTCGAGGAGGCCCGGCAGAAGTACGAGCGGCCGATCGCCGTCATCGAAGGCCCGCTCATGGACGGGATGAAGACGGTCGGCGGGCTGTTCGGCGCGGGCAAGATGTTTCTTCCCCAGGTCGTCAAGAGCGCCCGCGCGATGAAGCGCGCCGTCGCCCATCTCGAACCGTTCATGGAGGAAGAGAAGCGGCAGAGCGGCACCGAACACCGCCAGCGTGGCACCATCGTGCTCGCCACGGTGAAGGGCGACGTCCACGACATCGGCAAGAACATCGTGGGCGTGGTCCTGGGATGCAACAACTACAAGGTCGTCGATCTCGGCGTCATGGTGCCGACCGATCGCATCCTGCGCGCGGCGGTAGACGAACGGGCCGACATGATTGGCCTGAGCGGCCTCATCACGCCGTCGCTCGACGAGATGGTGCAGGTGGCCCGTGAGATGGAGCGGCGCGGCCTGACCCTACCCCTCCTCATCGGGGGCGCGACCACCAGCCGCCAACACACGGCGGTCAAGATCGCCCCGGAATACAGCGGCACGGCCGTCTACGTGCCCGACGCGTCCAGGGTCACCGACGTCATGTCGAGCCTGCTGAGCGATACGCGGCGCGCAGAGTTTGGCGCGGAGAATCGGCGGGTGCAGGAGCAACTGCGAGAGCGGCACAAGAACCGCCAGGCGCGCGTGCTGCTGTCGTACGACGATGCGCGGGGCCGGCGGCTGGCGATCGACTGGGCCACCGAACCGATCGCGATCCCGACGGCATCGGGACGACGCACCGTTGTGGATGTCGATCTCGGCGCGCTCGTGCCGTGTATCGACTGGACGTTCTTCTTCTCGGCCTGGGGTCTCAAGGGCCGCTTCCCCGCCATTCTCGATCACGCGGAATACGGCGCGGCCGCCCGCGACCTGTACGCCGAGGCGCAATCCACGTTGGGCGCACTTGCCGCCGATCGCGCGTTGCAGGCTCGCGGGGTCTATGGGATTTGGACGGCAGGCAGCGATGGCGACGATATCGTCTTCTTTAGCGACGAGACATGCCAGCGCGAGATCGCGCGGTTTCCCATGCTGCGTCAGCAGGAGGTGGTCGAAGAGGGCCGTGCCCAGTTGTGCCTGGCCGACTTCGTCGCCCCGCGCAACAGCGGCCGCACCGACTATCTCGGGGCGTTTGCCGTCACCGCCGGGATTGGAGCAGATGCGCTCGCTGCGGGCGCCGCGGAGAAGCACGACGACTATCACGCGATTATGGTGAAGGCGCTGGCCGATCGGCTGGCCGAGGCCTTCGCGGAATATCTACACGCCAGGGTCCGCCGCGAGTGGGGCGACGACACTGGCGAAGACCTGTCGGCCGCCGACCTGGCCGCCGAGCGGTATCGCGGTATCAGACCCGCCTTCGGCTATCCGGCATGCCCCGATCACAGCTCGAAGCAGGCACTCTTCGACCTGCTCGACGCGCCGGCGGTCGGGATCACGCTCACGGAAAACTGTGCGATGCTGCCGGCTGCCAGCGTCAGCGGACTCTACTTCGCGAGCCCGCGCGCAAAATACTTCAACCTCGGGCACATCGGCCGCGATCAGCTCGTCTCCTACGCGGCGCGCAAGAAGATGACGGTGGAGGAAGCCGAGGCCTGGCTCGCGCCGAACCTGGGGTGA
- a CDS encoding amidohydrolase family protein, whose product MPIGIRGSIRVFALLVVFSALTLTAGPVAQVPARVEPATLVIHNGKIVTVDDVRPEAQALAVRGDRIVAVGTEADIKPYIAASTRIIDLKGALAVPGIIESHGHFTGVGQAKLQLNLMKTTSWEQIVAMVAEAAKKAKPGEWISGRGWHQEKWTKRPEPNVEGFPTHESLSKVSPNNPVVLEHASGHATFANAKAMELAGITKTTPNPAGGEILKDAAGNPIGVFRETAQGLFGRAERAARDKMTPQERNAEARLVVQLAAEECLSKGVTTFHDAGEPFSTIDLFKQVAQEGKLGIRLYVMVRESNARLVENLAKYKTIGFADNHVTLRTIKVTIDGALGSRGAWFLEPYADLPGHTGLNTTPVDSVRETAKLAIANGYQLAIHAIGDRANREVLNIYEEAFKANPDKKDLRWRDEHSQHLNPADIERFGKLGVIAAMQGIHCTSDAPYVLARLGAKRAEEGAYVWQKLMKSGAIISNGTDAPVEDVDPIANYYATVSRRLKDGSVFFGDQRMTRMEALKSYTINGAFAAFEEKIKGSLAVGKLGDVTILSRDILTIPEDQIPTAKVLYTVVGGKVMYGAGSK is encoded by the coding sequence GTGCCGATCGGTATTCGCGGGTCCATTCGCGTATTCGCCCTGCTCGTCGTGTTTTCCGCTCTGACGCTGACCGCCGGGCCGGTGGCTCAGGTGCCCGCGCGCGTGGAGCCGGCCACGCTGGTCATTCACAACGGGAAGATCGTGACCGTTGACGACGTCAGGCCAGAGGCCCAGGCGCTCGCCGTTCGGGGCGACAGAATCGTGGCGGTCGGCACGGAAGCCGACATCAAGCCATACATCGCGGCGTCGACCAGGATCATCGATCTCAAGGGTGCGCTCGCCGTGCCGGGCATCATCGAGAGCCACGGTCACTTCACTGGAGTTGGACAAGCCAAGTTGCAGCTCAACCTGATGAAGACGACGAGCTGGGAGCAGATTGTGGCGATGGTGGCCGAGGCGGCGAAGAAGGCCAAGCCAGGCGAGTGGATCTCGGGTCGGGGCTGGCACCAGGAGAAGTGGACGAAGCGGCCGGAGCCGAACGTTGAGGGATTCCCAACGCACGAATCGCTGAGCAAGGTCTCGCCGAACAACCCGGTCGTGCTCGAGCATGCGAGCGGCCACGCGACGTTCGCCAATGCCAAGGCGATGGAACTGGCGGGCATTACGAAGACCACGCCCAATCCGGCTGGCGGCGAGATTCTGAAGGACGCGGCTGGCAACCCGATCGGCGTGTTCCGAGAGACGGCCCAGGGTCTGTTCGGTCGGGCCGAACGTGCCGCGCGCGACAAGATGACGCCGCAGGAACGGAACGCCGAAGCCCGCCTTGTCGTGCAGTTGGCAGCCGAGGAATGCCTCTCGAAGGGCGTGACGACGTTCCATGATGCCGGCGAACCATTCTCGACCATCGACCTGTTCAAACAGGTGGCCCAGGAAGGGAAGCTCGGGATCCGGCTCTACGTGATGGTGCGCGAGAGCAACGCCCGCCTGGTGGAGAACCTCGCCAAGTACAAGACGATTGGATTTGCGGACAACCACGTGACACTGCGCACCATCAAGGTCACCATCGACGGTGCCCTGGGATCGCGCGGCGCGTGGTTTCTTGAGCCGTACGCGGATCTGCCTGGACATACAGGGTTGAATACGACGCCGGTCGACTCGGTCCGCGAGACCGCGAAGCTCGCCATCGCGAATGGCTATCAGCTCGCCATCCATGCGATTGGCGACCGCGCGAACCGTGAAGTGCTCAACATCTACGAGGAGGCGTTCAAGGCCAATCCCGACAAGAAGGATCTGCGGTGGCGCGACGAGCACAGCCAGCATCTCAATCCGGCCGATATCGAGCGGTTTGGCAAACTGGGCGTCATCGCGGCGATGCAGGGCATCCACTGCACCTCTGACGCGCCGTATGTGCTCGCGCGGCTCGGGGCAAAGCGCGCCGAGGAGGGGGCGTACGTCTGGCAGAAGCTGATGAAGTCGGGCGCGATCATCTCGAACGGGACCGATGCGCCTGTCGAAGATGTCGATCCCATTGCCAACTACTACGCGACGGTGAGCCGGCGATTGAAAGACGGATCGGTGTTTTTCGGCGATCAGCGGATGACGCGGATGGAGGCGCTGAAGTCATACACAATCAACGGCGCCTTTGCCGCGTTCGAGGAGAAGATCAAGGGGTCGCTCGCCGTCGGCAAACTCGGCGACGTGACGATCCTGTCCAGAGACATCCTCACGATCCCTGAGGATCAGATTCCCACGGCGAAGGTGCTGTACACCGTCGTGGGCGGCAAGGTGATGTACGGGGCGGGTAGCAAATAG
- a CDS encoding Rrf2 family transcriptional regulator, whose protein sequence is MLSRKCKYGLKAALRLAAEPAGAFMNVTRLAFAERIPKKFLDQILLELKRRGILQSRKGQGGGYMLGRPSNTISFGEIVRTLEGPLAPIGCVSVTAYARCLECEDEARCGVRAVMKRVRDATADILDHTMLADVVADAKPPARQRRRRSASKSR, encoded by the coding sequence ATGCTGTCCCGTAAGTGCAAGTACGGCCTCAAAGCCGCCTTGCGCCTGGCCGCGGAACCGGCCGGCGCGTTCATGAACGTGACCCGCCTGGCCTTCGCCGAGCGCATCCCGAAGAAGTTCCTCGACCAGATCCTGCTCGAGCTCAAGCGGCGCGGCATCCTCCAGAGCCGGAAGGGCCAGGGTGGCGGATACATGCTCGGCCGCCCCTCGAACACTATTTCGTTTGGCGAAATCGTCCGCACACTCGAAGGGCCGCTCGCGCCCATCGGCTGCGTCAGCGTGACGGCCTATGCGCGCTGCCTGGAGTGCGAAGACGAGGCGCGGTGCGGCGTCCGGGCGGTGATGAAGCGGGTCCGCGATGCCACGGCCGACATCCTCGATCACACGATGCTGGCCGACGTCGTGGCAGACGCGAAGCCTCCCGCGCGACAGCGACGCCGTCGATCGGCGTCGAAATCGCGCTGA